In Deinococcus proteolyticus MRP, a single genomic region encodes these proteins:
- the eno gene encoding phosphopyruvate hydratase gives MNIEKVIGREVLDSRGNPTVEAEVHLSCGAKGRAIVPSGASTGSHEALELRDGGDRYLGKGVQSAVKNVNEALGPAVTGLDADQQAEIDAAMLALDGTPNKSKMGGNAILAVSLATARAAADALDVPLYRYLGGSNAKTLPVPMMNVINGGAHADNSVDFQEFMVMPVGAPSFREALRYGAETFHSLKKVLSARGYNTNVGDEGGFAPDLKSNEEALEVLLEAIEKAGYEPGKDIKIALDPAVTEIFKGGQYHLESEGKTLSTADMIDFWEDWVGRYPIVSIEDALAEDDWEGWEQLTARLGGRVQLVGDDLFVTNPERLQQGIDRGVANSILVKVNQIGSLTESMDAIELAKRNRYTTVISHRSGESEDAFIADLAVATNAGQIKTGSASRSDRIAKYNQLLRIEDELGDRAVYLGSRAFNQKG, from the coding sequence ATGAACATCGAAAAAGTCATTGGCCGTGAAGTGCTGGACTCGCGCGGCAACCCCACTGTGGAAGCCGAAGTGCACCTGAGCTGCGGCGCCAAGGGCCGTGCCATTGTGCCGAGTGGGGCCAGCACCGGCAGCCATGAAGCGCTGGAGTTGCGTGACGGTGGAGACCGTTACCTGGGCAAAGGCGTGCAGAGCGCTGTTAAGAACGTGAATGAAGCCCTGGGGCCGGCTGTGACTGGCCTCGACGCTGACCAGCAGGCTGAAATTGACGCCGCCATGCTGGCGCTGGACGGCACCCCCAACAAGAGCAAGATGGGCGGCAATGCCATTTTGGCCGTGAGCCTGGCCACTGCCCGCGCTGCGGCAGACGCGCTGGACGTGCCGCTGTACCGCTACTTGGGCGGCTCCAACGCCAAAACCCTGCCGGTGCCGATGATGAACGTGATCAATGGTGGAGCACACGCCGACAACAGCGTGGACTTCCAGGAATTCATGGTGATGCCGGTGGGTGCGCCCAGCTTCCGTGAGGCGCTGCGCTACGGCGCCGAAACCTTCCACTCGCTGAAAAAGGTGCTGTCGGCCCGTGGCTACAACACCAACGTGGGCGACGAGGGCGGCTTCGCCCCGGATCTGAAGTCCAACGAGGAAGCGCTGGAAGTGCTGCTGGAAGCCATTGAGAAGGCGGGCTACGAGCCGGGCAAGGACATCAAGATTGCGCTGGACCCGGCGGTCACCGAGATTTTCAAAGGCGGCCAGTATCACCTGGAAAGTGAGGGCAAGACCCTCAGCACGGCCGACATGATTGACTTCTGGGAAGACTGGGTGGGCCGCTACCCCATCGTGAGCATCGAGGACGCGCTGGCCGAGGACGACTGGGAAGGCTGGGAGCAGCTGACCGCGCGCCTGGGTGGCCGGGTGCAACTGGTGGGTGACGACCTGTTCGTGACCAACCCAGAGCGCTTGCAGCAGGGTATTGACCGCGGCGTTGCCAACTCGATTCTGGTCAAGGTGAACCAAATCGGCAGCCTGACCGAAAGCATGGACGCCATTGAGCTGGCCAAGCGCAACCGCTACACCACCGTGATCAGCCACCGCTCGGGCGAGTCGGAAGATGCCTTTATCGCTGACCTGGCCGTGGCGACCAACGCCGGACAAATCAAGACCGGCTCGGCCAGCCGCTCGGACCGTATCGCCAAGTACAACCAGCTGCTGCGTATCGAGGACGAGCTGGGCGACCGCGCCGTGTACCTCGGCAGCCGGGCATTTAACCAGAAGGGCTGA
- the pyk gene encoding pyruvate kinase, whose protein sequence is MKHAFGRATKIVATMGPASRNPETLRRMIDAGMNVARINFSHGDREDHRATVELIREIAAEKGRAIGILQDLQGPKIRVARFEDEAGILLEPGNLFSITMDDVLGNQERVGTTYKQLAQDVTPGMTLLLDDGNLTLQVLNVTAHEVQTRVLVGGRLKNNKGINVPEADLSVPALSDKDVQDLEFGAELGVDWVALSFVRSRDDLLLARHYLTRAGSRAKLMAKIEKPQAVERFSEILREADGIMVARGDLGVEMRPEQVPTIQKDLIRECREAGKPVITATQMLESMINAPRPTRAEASDVANAIYDGTDAVMLSAESAVGQYPVEAVAMMDRIAREVEQSEQYQALQQLSSPIVESQDAIAMSACQIGVKLEAAAIVAFTSSGGSSGRIAKYRPPLSILALTPYEHVRNQQTLLWGVIPILSEDPQDSDDMVRIAAEVLARSGLAERNDRFVITAGVPFGVRGTTNMLRVEKLH, encoded by the coding sequence ATGAAACACGCTTTTGGAAGGGCCACCAAGATTGTGGCCACGATGGGTCCGGCCAGCCGCAATCCGGAGACCCTGCGCCGCATGATTGACGCCGGCATGAACGTGGCGCGGATCAACTTCAGCCACGGGGACCGCGAGGACCACCGCGCCACCGTAGAACTGATTCGCGAAATTGCCGCCGAGAAGGGCCGCGCCATAGGCATCTTGCAGGACCTGCAGGGACCCAAAATCCGGGTGGCCCGCTTTGAGGACGAGGCCGGTATCCTGCTGGAGCCCGGCAACCTGTTCAGTATCACGATGGACGATGTGCTGGGCAATCAGGAGCGGGTGGGAACGACCTACAAGCAGCTGGCACAGGACGTCACTCCTGGCATGACCCTGCTGCTGGACGACGGAAACCTGACCCTGCAGGTGCTGAACGTGACGGCCCATGAGGTGCAGACCCGCGTGCTGGTGGGCGGCCGGCTGAAGAATAACAAGGGCATCAACGTGCCCGAAGCCGACCTGTCGGTGCCGGCGCTGAGCGATAAGGACGTGCAGGACCTGGAATTTGGTGCTGAACTGGGCGTGGACTGGGTGGCGCTGAGCTTCGTGCGTTCGCGGGACGACCTGCTGCTGGCCCGCCACTACCTGACCCGTGCCGGCAGCCGCGCCAAGCTGATGGCCAAAATCGAAAAGCCGCAGGCCGTAGAGCGGTTCAGCGAAATCCTGCGGGAGGCCGACGGCATCATGGTGGCGCGCGGTGACCTGGGGGTGGAGATGCGCCCTGAGCAGGTGCCCACCATCCAGAAAGACCTGATCCGCGAGTGCCGTGAGGCAGGCAAGCCGGTCATTACGGCTACCCAGATGCTGGAAAGCATGATTAACGCTCCCCGCCCCACCCGCGCTGAGGCCAGTGACGTAGCCAACGCCATCTACGACGGCACCGACGCCGTGATGCTGAGTGCCGAGTCGGCGGTCGGCCAGTACCCGGTCGAGGCTGTCGCCATGATGGACCGCATTGCCCGCGAGGTGGAGCAGAGCGAGCAGTATCAGGCGCTGCAGCAGCTCAGCTCGCCTATCGTGGAATCCCAGGACGCCATCGCCATGTCCGCCTGCCAGATCGGGGTCAAGTTGGAAGCGGCGGCCATCGTGGCGTTTACCTCGTCCGGCGGCTCGTCGGGCCGTATCGCCAAGTACCGCCCACCCCTGTCCATCCTGGCGCTAACCCCTTACGAGCATGTCCGCAATCAGCAAACGCTGCTGTGGGGTGTGATTCCCATCCTGAGCGAAGACCCCCAGGACTCTGACGATATGGTCCGCATCGCCGCCGAGGTGCTCGCCCGGAGCGGCTTGGCGGAGCGGAACGACCGCTTCGTCATCACGGCTGGAGTGCCTTTCGGGGTACGCGGCACCACCAACATGCTGCGCGTCGAGAAGCTGCACTAG
- the tyrS gene encoding tyrosine--tRNA ligase gives MTEIRPNLPVDEQLSILKRGVVDLVSEEDLRQKLSRSLETGQPLRVKLGADPTRPDLHLGHAVILRKMRQFQDLGHKVIMLIGDFTATIGDPTGKSKTRPPLTIEEARANAQSYLEQCRLILRSEPEVLEIRSNGEWLEQLGYKDIIGLTAKYTVARILERDDFSKRLSAGTPISMHELLYPLTQGYDSVALEADVELGGTDQLFNNLVGRALQRDYGQEPQVVMTLPLLVGLDGTEKMSKSLDNYIGISDEPHAIFAGLMKVPDPLLANYFTLLTDLPQERIDELVAGHPVEAHRVLAREVLVWLAPGADPDAAEERFRSVAKGGIPDDLPEVVVDAAELNDEGRVSMARLVVLAGLEPSNGAARKLIQNRGLKVSGEAYTDAQGWVEREQLCMEGGLILQKGKDKFKRLKME, from the coding sequence ATGACCGAAATTCGCCCCAACCTGCCCGTAGACGAACAACTTTCCATCCTGAAACGCGGCGTGGTGGACCTGGTCTCCGAAGAGGACCTGCGCCAGAAACTCAGCCGCAGCCTGGAAACGGGCCAGCCCCTGCGCGTCAAGCTGGGGGCCGACCCCACCCGCCCCGACCTGCACCTCGGCCACGCGGTCATTTTGCGGAAAATGCGGCAGTTTCAGGACCTCGGCCATAAAGTCATCATGCTGATTGGCGACTTTACCGCCACCATCGGTGACCCGACCGGCAAGAGCAAGACCCGCCCGCCGCTCACGATTGAGGAAGCCCGCGCCAACGCCCAGAGCTACCTGGAGCAATGCCGCCTGATTCTGCGCTCGGAGCCGGAAGTGCTGGAAATCCGCTCTAACGGCGAGTGGCTTGAACAACTTGGCTACAAGGACATCATCGGCCTGACCGCCAAATACACCGTGGCCCGCATTCTGGAGCGCGACGACTTCAGCAAGCGCCTGAGCGCAGGCACCCCGATTTCCATGCATGAGCTGCTCTACCCGCTCACGCAGGGCTATGACTCGGTGGCGCTGGAAGCAGATGTGGAACTCGGCGGCACCGACCAACTGTTCAACAATCTGGTGGGCCGCGCCCTGCAGCGCGACTACGGCCAGGAACCGCAGGTGGTGATGACCCTGCCGCTGCTGGTGGGCCTGGACGGCACCGAAAAGATGTCCAAGAGCCTGGACAACTACATCGGTATTAGCGACGAGCCACACGCCATTTTCGCAGGACTGATGAAAGTGCCTGACCCGCTGCTGGCGAACTACTTCACCCTGCTGACCGACTTGCCGCAGGAGCGGATAGACGAGCTGGTGGCAGGCCACCCGGTAGAAGCGCACCGCGTGCTGGCTCGTGAGGTGCTGGTCTGGCTGGCCCCAGGCGCCGACCCCGACGCCGCTGAGGAGCGCTTCCGCAGCGTGGCGAAAGGCGGCATTCCCGACGACCTCCCCGAAGTCGTGGTAGACGCCGCCGAGCTGAACGACGAAGGCCGCGTCAGCATGGCCCGCCTGGTGGTGCTGGCAGGCCTGGAACCCAGCAACGGCGCAGCCCGCAAGCTGATTCAAAACAGGGGCCTGAAAGTCAGCGGCGAGGCCTACACCGACGCGCAAGGTTGGGTAGAACGTGAGCAGCTGTGCATGGAAGGCGGCCTGATTCTGCAAAAAGGCAAGGATAAATTCAAACGACTGAAAATGGAATAA
- a CDS encoding MOSC domain-containing protein produces the protein MPAKMGGMLTMSQLRAHLPRPGRLEWIGLRSARRAPVLSVPEAEIHPLVGVIGDHGKVAPPRLRALGGAAPAVAEASAGAAAGSPVRVERGKRQVTLLQAEHLPVIAALAGLEAVTPELLRRNLLVSGISLLALKDRRFWVGEVLLEGTGECHPCSRMEENLGPGGYNAVRGHGGLTARVIAGGRVRVGDVVRPWEEGAG, from the coding sequence ATGCCCGCTAAGATGGGCGGGATGCTCACCATGTCGCAGCTGCGCGCCCACCTGCCCCGGCCGGGGCGACTGGAATGGATTGGGCTGCGCTCCGCCCGCCGTGCCCCCGTCCTCAGCGTGCCAGAGGCCGAGATTCACCCGCTGGTCGGCGTGATTGGGGACCACGGCAAAGTGGCCCCGCCGAGGTTGCGGGCGCTTGGCGGAGCCGCCCCTGCGGTGGCTGAGGCCTCTGCTGGGGCGGCGGCTGGCTCACCTGTGCGGGTCGAGCGCGGCAAGCGGCAGGTGACGTTGCTGCAAGCCGAGCACCTGCCCGTCATTGCGGCGCTGGCGGGGCTGGAGGCGGTCACGCCTGAGCTGCTGCGGCGCAACCTGCTGGTGTCGGGCATTTCGCTGCTGGCCCTCAAGGACCGCCGCTTCTGGGTGGGCGAGGTGTTGCTGGAAGGCACTGGCGAGTGCCACCCCTGCTCGCGGATGGAAGAGAACCTGGGGCCGGGCGGTTACAACGCGGTGCGCGGACACGGCGGCCTGACGGCGCGGGTGATTGCGGGCGGACGGGTGCGGGTGGGCGACGTGGTGCGGCCCTGGGAGGAGGGCGCGGGATGA
- a CDS encoding NUDIX domain-containing protein, producing the protein MIRLPTIEHAPGLMQEVQSGARVASRVAVKAVIWEGERLRLLHSQRWSCYKFAGGGTETGESHAVALARELREELGAELLELGLPLLTVTELSWAQEAAADVFQMDSFYYPCQVRLGQHPPTLEAYEAELGLTPCLVTPAQAATANARAQAQAAAPRWLRREVAVLRALEQVG; encoded by the coding sequence ATGATTCGGCTGCCCACCATTGAGCACGCGCCAGGGTTGATGCAGGAGGTACAGAGCGGCGCACGGGTAGCCTCGCGGGTCGCGGTCAAGGCGGTGATTTGGGAGGGGGAACGGCTGCGCTTGCTGCACTCGCAGCGCTGGAGCTGCTACAAGTTTGCGGGCGGAGGGACCGAGACGGGCGAAAGCCATGCCGTCGCCCTGGCCCGCGAGCTGCGCGAGGAACTGGGTGCGGAACTGCTGGAACTCGGCCTGCCTTTGTTGACCGTCACCGAGCTGTCGTGGGCGCAGGAGGCCGCAGCAGACGTGTTTCAGATGGATTCTTTCTACTACCCCTGTCAGGTAAGGTTGGGGCAGCACCCACCTACACTGGAAGCTTACGAGGCCGAACTGGGACTCACGCCCTGTCTGGTCACGCCCGCTCAGGCCGCCACGGCCAATGCCAGAGCGCAGGCACAGGCCGCGGCCCCGCGCTGGCTACGCCGTGAGGTGGCGGTGCTGCGTGCGCTAGAACAGGTTGGATGA
- a CDS encoding tRNA (adenine(22)-N(1))-methyltransferase TrmK, which translates to MMDLPAFQPKLDPRLEAVLGFIRAETHADLGTDHAGLPIRLLQTGRVGRCIGVELNAAPLELARRQVARAGLTGQIELRQGDGLAPLAVGEVQSVSMTGLGAGTIAGVLERGRQAGKLPGRVVVQPNDSPLALREWARQAGYWLDAEALIDGYWPYPVLSLRQADGSDPAYADLPEAAALRFGPRLLRERHPLLRRVLADAYGRYAPAAAPGRPAERELRAVLEALTYLGWNVDEWRQG; encoded by the coding sequence ATGATGGACCTGCCCGCCTTTCAACCCAAACTGGACCCCCGCCTGGAAGCGGTGCTGGGCTTTATCCGCGCTGAGACGCACGCTGACCTGGGCACCGACCATGCGGGCTTGCCGATCCGGCTACTTCAGACGGGGCGGGTGGGGCGCTGCATCGGGGTGGAACTGAATGCCGCGCCGCTGGAACTGGCCCGCCGGCAGGTGGCGCGGGCAGGGCTGACGGGGCAGATTGAGCTGCGCCAGGGTGACGGCCTCGCGCCGCTGGCCGTGGGCGAGGTGCAGAGCGTGAGCATGACAGGGCTGGGCGCGGGCACCATTGCGGGCGTGCTGGAGCGGGGGCGGCAGGCGGGCAAGCTGCCTGGGCGGGTGGTGGTGCAGCCCAACGACTCGCCGCTGGCCCTGCGCGAGTGGGCGCGGCAGGCAGGCTACTGGCTGGACGCCGAAGCGCTGATAGACGGTTACTGGCCCTACCCCGTGCTGTCACTGCGGCAGGCGGACGGGTCAGACCCTGCCTACGCTGACCTTCCCGAAGCGGCGGCTCTACGCTTTGGCCCCCGCTTGCTGCGCGAGCGGCACCCCTTGCTGCGCCGCGTGCTGGCCGATGCTTACGGGCGCTACGCCCCTGCCGCCGCACCTGGCCGCCCCGCCGAGCGCGAGTTGCGGGCGGTGCTGGAGGCGCTGACGTACCTGGGCTGGAACGTGGACGAGTGGCGGCAGGGCTGA
- the bshB1 gene encoding bacillithiol biosynthesis deacetylase BshB1 — MGYELTTTYGAATPLDWLALAPHPDDAEIGAGGTLIRVGDAGQRTGVLELTRGEMGTLGTPEVRMQECAAAAVPLGLTWRGTLGLPDGELRDDPAQAHALAAALRILRPRVLVVPHPSDRHPDHYGAYALSKRALHLAGLRRAEVPGEPHRPARVLLFQGNADIQPALLVDVEASLPRWEAAIRAHESQFSGAAVSETVTPEVVERRLARLGYWGTLARVRYAEAFGVEGELLLAPELL, encoded by the coding sequence ATGGGTTACGAACTGACGACGACTTACGGCGCGGCGACCCCGCTGGACTGGCTGGCGCTGGCCCCTCACCCCGATGACGCAGAAATCGGCGCGGGCGGCACACTCATCCGGGTGGGCGACGCCGGACAGCGCACTGGCGTGCTGGAGCTGACACGCGGCGAGATGGGCACGCTGGGCACGCCCGAAGTGAGGATGCAGGAATGCGCGGCGGCAGCGGTGCCGCTGGGCCTGACCTGGCGCGGCACCCTGGGCTTGCCTGACGGGGAGCTGCGTGACGACCCGGCCCAAGCGCACGCCCTGGCCGCAGCCCTACGGATTTTGCGGCCCCGTGTGCTGGTTGTGCCGCACCCCTCGGACCGGCATCCTGACCATTACGGAGCCTACGCGCTGAGCAAACGCGCTCTGCATCTGGCCGGCCTGCGCCGCGCCGAGGTGCCGGGAGAACCCCACAGGCCCGCCCGCGTGTTGTTGTTTCAGGGCAACGCCGACATCCAGCCCGCGCTGCTGGTAGACGTGGAAGCCAGCCTCCCGCGCTGGGAAGCTGCCATCCGTGCCCACGAGTCGCAGTTCAGCGGCGCGGCAGTTAGCGAAACCGTGACCCCCGAAGTGGTGGAGCGCCGCCTGGCCCGCCTGGGCTACTGGGGCACCCTCGCCAGGGTGCGCTACGCCGAGGCTTTTGGAGTAGAGGGGGAATTGCTGCTGGCTCCGGAGCTGCTCTGA
- a CDS encoding peptidylprolyl isomerase, producing the protein MWGMDNYIPSGYQLSPMLSSERKTQFSQAPELGEATEPGKAYQAVLETSKGRIVVELYPDEAPMTVNSFAYLLRHHYYDGIKFHRVIDGFMAQTGDPTGTGMGGPGYRFEDEFAGNPHRHSEKGVLSMANAGPGTNGSQFFITFTATPHLDGRHTVFGKVVEGLDVLDKLTRIQPGMPGTPDVIERAYLVEK; encoded by the coding sequence ATGTGGGGCATGGACAACTACATTCCCAGCGGCTACCAGCTCTCGCCTATGCTCAGCAGCGAGCGCAAGACCCAGTTCAGCCAGGCCCCTGAACTGGGCGAGGCCACCGAACCCGGCAAGGCTTATCAGGCTGTGCTCGAAACCAGCAAAGGCCGCATCGTGGTGGAGCTGTACCCCGACGAAGCGCCCATGACCGTGAACTCCTTCGCGTACCTGCTGCGGCACCACTACTACGACGGCATCAAGTTTCACCGCGTGATTGACGGCTTTATGGCGCAGACCGGCGACCCCACCGGCACTGGCATGGGCGGCCCCGGCTACCGCTTCGAGGACGAATTCGCCGGCAACCCCCACCGCCACTCCGAAAAAGGCGTGCTGAGCATGGCGAACGCCGGCCCCGGCACCAACGGCTCTCAGTTCTTCATCACCTTTACCGCCACCCCCCACCTGGACGGCCGCCACACCGTGTTCGGCAAAGTGGTGGAAGGCCTGGACGTGCTGGACAAGCTGACCCGCATTCAGCCCGGCATGCCCGGCACGCCCGACGTGATTGAGCGGGCGTACCTGGTCGAGAAGTAA
- a CDS encoding amidohydrolase, with amino-acid sequence MSPHALPEALRQQLTCWRRHLHQHPEISFQEHQTAAFLRAELEGMPGLEVSQPTPTSVLAVLHGEAGPGRTVLLRADIDALPIEEENTFEFRSQNAGAMHACGHDGHAAILLGAAQLLSAARAELTGEVRFIFQHAEETPPGGAEELVFQTPLMDGVDVSLGLHLLSFYPAGVVAVRPGMFMASPDSFQLTIRGRGGHGGMPEQAVDPVAIGAQVVTNLQHVVSRAVSPFEPLVVSVTQFHAGTADNIIPDTARLAATVRVFSPELRERAPQLLERVVAGICAAHGAEYEFEYLHAYRPVVNTDWVAEEVRQLAAEVVGEDRVIQADMWAAGEDFSAYLEKSEGCFFAVGSGSLEADSQWPHHHPRFTLDESALETGVQMMVAAARHFTRSR; translated from the coding sequence ATGTCTCCGCACGCCCTGCCCGAAGCCCTGCGCCAACAACTGACCTGCTGGCGCCGGCACCTGCACCAGCACCCCGAAATCAGCTTTCAGGAGCACCAGACGGCGGCCTTTCTCCGCGCCGAGCTGGAGGGAATGCCGGGGTTGGAGGTCAGCCAGCCCACGCCCACCAGCGTGCTGGCCGTGCTGCATGGCGAGGCAGGGCCGGGCCGCACGGTGCTGCTGCGTGCCGACATTGACGCCCTGCCGATAGAAGAAGAAAACACCTTCGAGTTCCGCTCGCAGAATGCCGGGGCGATGCACGCCTGCGGCCACGACGGGCACGCGGCCATCCTGCTGGGCGCCGCGCAGCTGCTGAGCGCGGCCCGCGCCGAGCTGACCGGCGAGGTGCGGTTCATCTTCCAGCATGCCGAGGAAACCCCGCCGGGCGGCGCCGAGGAGCTGGTCTTCCAGACGCCGCTGATGGACGGGGTGGATGTGAGCCTGGGCCTGCACCTGCTCAGCTTTTATCCGGCCGGGGTGGTGGCGGTGCGGCCCGGCATGTTCATGGCCTCGCCGGATTCGTTCCAGCTCACCATTCGTGGTCGGGGCGGGCACGGCGGCATGCCCGAGCAAGCGGTGGACCCGGTCGCCATCGGGGCGCAGGTGGTGACCAACTTGCAGCATGTGGTCAGCCGCGCCGTCTCGCCGTTCGAGCCGCTGGTGGTGTCGGTCACGCAGTTTCACGCCGGCACCGCCGACAACATCATCCCCGACACGGCGCGGCTGGCTGCCACGGTGCGGGTGTTCAGCCCTGAACTGCGCGAGCGGGCGCCGCAGCTGCTTGAACGCGTGGTGGCCGGCATCTGCGCGGCCCACGGCGCCGAGTACGAGTTCGAGTACCTGCACGCCTACCGCCCGGTGGTGAACACCGACTGGGTGGCCGAGGAGGTGCGCCAGCTGGCCGCTGAGGTGGTGGGCGAGGACCGGGTGATTCAGGCCGACATGTGGGCCGCTGGCGAGGACTTCAGCGCCTACCTGGAAAAGTCGGAAGGCTGCTTTTTCGCAGTGGGCAGCGGCTCGCTGGAGGCCGACAGCCAGTGGCCGCACCACCACCCCCGCTTCACGCTGGACGAGTCGGCGCTGGAAACTGGCGTGCAGATGATGGTCGCGGCGGCGCGGCACTTTACCCGGTCCCGGTGA
- a CDS encoding RluA family pseudouridine synthase — MSAGAALNSGYSYRERVRPQAAGLSVLDYYARFYPHSDRQTWGARLAAGEVELNGHPAAGSESLRPGDRLAWHRPPWAEEAVPLHFSVLYEDAHILAVHKPSGLPTLPAGGFLDHTLLALLRRQWPAATPLHRLGRGTSGLVLCSLTPAAGSRLTADWREGRIHKRYRALSAGVAAQEKYDITAPIGLVDHPRLGQIYAATPAGKPSRSRAQVLERRDGSTLFQVDIETGRPHQIRIHLASAGLPLLGDPLYLPGGQARPDALPGDLGYLLHAERLEFRHPAGGEHLSLSAPVPPELRSGFSSSG, encoded by the coding sequence GTGAGCGCCGGCGCAGCCCTCAACTCCGGCTACAGCTACCGCGAGCGCGTGCGGCCACAGGCGGCGGGCCTGAGTGTGCTGGACTATTACGCCCGCTTTTATCCCCACTCGGACCGGCAGACCTGGGGGGCGCGGCTGGCGGCAGGTGAAGTAGAGCTGAATGGTCATCCAGCGGCGGGCAGCGAGTCCCTGCGCCCTGGGGACCGGCTCGCCTGGCACCGACCGCCCTGGGCCGAGGAAGCGGTGCCGCTGCACTTCAGCGTGCTGTACGAGGACGCGCACATCCTGGCCGTTCACAAGCCGTCCGGTCTGCCCACCCTGCCGGCGGGAGGATTTCTGGACCACACCCTGCTGGCCCTGCTGCGCCGGCAGTGGCCGGCCGCTACGCCTCTGCACCGGCTGGGGCGCGGGACTTCGGGGCTGGTGCTGTGCAGCCTGACCCCGGCGGCCGGGTCGCGGCTCACCGCCGACTGGCGGGAGGGCCGCATTCACAAGCGCTACCGGGCGCTGTCGGCCGGCGTGGCCGCGCAGGAGAAGTACGACATCACCGCGCCCATCGGGTTGGTGGACCACCCCCGGCTGGGGCAGATTTACGCAGCCACGCCGGCAGGCAAGCCGTCACGCAGCCGGGCGCAGGTGCTGGAACGGCGGGACGGCAGCACCCTGTTTCAGGTGGATATCGAGACCGGCCGCCCGCACCAGATTCGTATTCATCTGGCGTCCGCCGGGCTGCCGCTGCTGGGCGACCCGCTTTATCTGCCCGGCGGACAGGCCCGGCCGGACGCCTTGCCCGGCGACCTGGGGTATCTGCTGCACGCCGAAAGGTTGGAGTTCCGGCACCCGGCAGGCGGCGAGCACCTGAGCCTGTCCGCCCCGGTGCCGCCGGAGTTGAGGTCGGGCTTCAGTTCGTCCGGCTGA
- a CDS encoding endonuclease/exonuclease/phosphatase family protein — MEKSKQQKSRTGKRQQGWPARLAWAYLAAVLLVWGLGEWVGERTVPTLLLAYAPPALLLLLWPPLALLAVFRAPARPPATLALVAGLGYAGLTWHLPQPVPPGSLTLLTYNIARGTQGSAETLAAQIRAQDADLVTLQETNGWDAEFTPELLRRLPGYHAAHTGAGGELLTLSRLPVLGSREVHLPETTRRFLVTTVQTPRGQLDVVNVHFSTVMVSGVFRGQVIPTRNRRATQLDRLQRETAQLPRVLVAGDFNTPPRGRVYRALSGKFVNAWDAAGQGFGFTFPSRLPALRIDHVFARGLQPLRAEVLPAGGSDHRGLRVVLRN, encoded by the coding sequence GTGGAAAAGAGCAAACAGCAGAAGTCTAGGACTGGGAAGCGGCAGCAGGGCTGGCCCGCCCGCCTGGCCTGGGCGTATCTGGCGGCCGTGCTGCTGGTATGGGGCCTGGGCGAGTGGGTGGGCGAACGCACCGTGCCCACCTTGCTGCTGGCCTACGCGCCACCTGCCCTGTTGCTGCTGCTGTGGCCCCCATTGGCCCTGCTGGCCGTTTTCCGGGCACCGGCGCGGCCTCCGGCCACGCTGGCCCTGGTGGCCGGCCTGGGCTACGCAGGGCTGACCTGGCACCTGCCCCAGCCGGTGCCTCCCGGCAGCCTGACTCTGCTCACCTACAACATCGCGCGCGGCACCCAGGGCAGCGCGGAGACTCTGGCCGCGCAGATTCGGGCGCAAGACGCCGACCTCGTGACCTTGCAGGAAACCAACGGCTGGGACGCCGAGTTCACGCCAGAGCTGCTGCGCCGGCTGCCCGGCTACCACGCGGCACACACCGGCGCGGGGGGCGAACTGCTGACCCTCAGCCGGCTGCCGGTGCTGGGCAGCCGCGAGGTGCACTTGCCCGAAACCACCCGCCGCTTTCTGGTGACCACCGTGCAGACCCCACGCGGCCAGCTGGACGTGGTGAACGTGCATTTTTCTACCGTCATGGTGAGCGGCGTGTTTAGGGGACAGGTCATTCCCACCCGCAACCGCCGGGCCACCCAGCTGGACCGTCTGCAGCGCGAGACGGCACAGCTACCGCGTGTGCTGGTGGCCGGCGATTTCAACACGCCGCCGCGTGGCCGGGTATACCGCGCCCTGAGCGGCAAGTTCGTGAACGCCTGGGACGCGGCCGGCCAGGGCTTCGGCTTTACGTTTCCCAGCCGCCTGCCCGCGCTGCGAATAGACCATGTGTTCGCCCGTGGCCTACAGCCGCTGCGCGCCGAAGTGCTGCCCGCTGGCGGCAGCGACCACCGGGGGCTGCGGGTGGTCCTGCGCAACTGA